The Anguilla anguilla isolate fAngAng1 chromosome 2, fAngAng1.pri, whole genome shotgun sequence genome contains the following window.
GGCTGAGAACATTCCGATCCACTGTGAACTTATATGCATACcattcttgtttgttttcatttgcaaatgaatTTGAATGTTGGGGCAAATTATCTCACAGTTAAATACTTCAAGGACTGAGGCGGATTGGGAAAAATGTGACCTTTGGGAGCAGATCAACTATGTTAGATCAACACAGTTTGATAAGTCCGGCCACCAGCGACAATGTCTGAAGCTGTTCTTGTGTAGAGGGCAGCAGATCCAGAAATAAACATAtagaatgaaaatgcaaaaaagttcACACCACTATCTAATCATCTTACGAAATGGTTATGTTAATCCCATCATTCCTATTTTCAACATGAAAAGCAACTAAAACACCAAAATACACAGCCGAGATCAGGCAGAATTTAATATTGCCCATGTAGGCCTAATAAAATCATTTATCTGCCTTCCTTtctttcaaggttttttttggtgcttGGAAAGGTttaatttcttcacatttgaaAAGAGCAGGAGCTTCTGTGGGTCCAAGGAAAGGCTGTTATGATCTCCAAACCCACTGCATAACTTTGGGCCTAGAAAGCATGGAGCATGTAGAAGTTCATGTGGGGGTGGCAAGTGAGTGGATAGCAACcaaggagaaacagaaacacccCCTGAGAAAACAAGCGCAAACTAGGataaaaaggaggggaaaaaaccctTTCTTTCATGCCACATATAAAGCAGCAGGATACTCCTGAGGGAAGCAGATACAGATAGGCTCGGCCTCTGGCACAAGGCCCCACCAAGAGGCTCTTTTGGTTTTTGGCTGGCCTAGGGAAGGCCCAGCCCACAGGGCCATACAGAGGAAATGCACATTAAAGAaggaattcaggtccttggcaaCTGGTGTGATGGTTCAACCTGCTCTGGGTAAACAAGGAAGGGGGCTGGAGAAAAGGAGATATGCAAGAAAAGGAGATGAAATAGGGAAGAACACGGGGTGTGGTTTGTTtggagggggcgtggggggtaTGGAGTGGTTGGGTCTGCATTTGCCAGAAAAGATGACTGTCACTGACAGTAGTAGACAGGTTGCTCTGCAAAAGTATGAGATATGATTTAAAGAAATTGGCATGACTTTCATGCAAATGGCATATCATTTCAGTGAAAGTGGTAGTAGGAAAAGATTGTTCTGAGGACTGCCTGAAATAAGAGGGATCTGGCTTTAAAGGTTTACTTGCTCCCCTATACCATTAAAACATGGATTAACCGAATCACAGGAACACCAGTGAAGTAAAATGGTGAGACGATGATTTAATATAACAACTTTTATAATTTCATAGCcttaaaacatcaaaaaaatacaatagaaaaatatttttttacagaacgttcaaataaaaataaacaaaaatatacaaaattcaGTACTCTCTCTGTTGACAATGTCAGAAATTCAAACAAGTCTTGGAAACAATAATACCAAAACCCACAGAAAGCTGATCCATTTACTACCCAGTCTTTGTGATATTGCTGCATTCTGATCTTTATTAGACTTCAGCTTGACCTGATGGTAAAGCTGTAAGAGGAAGGAAGTAAAATAAGCTTTGGGTTTTGTGAATAATGCTATTTTGAACAGTCAAGGAAATGCATAAAACTGCGCAACATTAGCAGCAGGTGTCTTCAAAGGTTAACATCATAAAGGGTGTACTGCTTGGTACTTGGTGTAATGTTATAGAGAACATTTACAAAATggtgtgtgcatacacatttGTCTTTACCTGAAACAACAACAGACATGGGTGGTTTGAGTTATGTCACCAAAAGCCATTGCCGATATGAACATTCAAGAACTGTTGCTTAGTCACTAACAAAGTGCTTAGAAGCTGGATTGTCCATTGCTACAAAAGACACCAAAccttaataatttttaaaatgctggttGCATGGTTCTGATCAGATATGAGACTTGAGTTAAGGGCAATAAgggtaaaacaaacaaacaagaagaGCATTTGACACTTGAAACTGCATTACGACTGGCCATTGTGAGGTAGATCCCATGACCAGTTTATCATTTCTGCACTCTTTTTAAGAGGAATTTCCAACAGTGCAGTGTCTCTCCACGTAACATCTGGCAGCTCTCTAACAGACATTTCAGACATGtttggcaaaaagaaaaaatatatatgtcctGCAAGGTAAGGAGCTCCAGCTAAGCTTTGATGTGATAGTCCCTGGACATGGGCCTTCCTTTTGAAGGAAGTAGTCCAAGGTCAGCGTTAAGTGGCGTGAATGggagaacaaagaacaaacaacaaaccACCAAAAGCATTCTTCCCACATTCTTCTCATTCACAGcatggggagaaaaaaagaatgcatctttctttttttagggttgtttttgtccattttttccAGCACTATGCTCAAGACTTGCTGAGGAGCGAATAAAGAGCAACATTCTCTCCTCCCAATCTCCATCTGCACCACAGAGAAGGGCTAAGCTGTTAACACTGCATTCATATTGTGCCCGCGCTGGCACGTGCACGCATGAGGCATGAGGAATTGCAAAGTGCTGAGAATGGAACCACACTAGGCCTCGCTACGGGCCTTCAGCCTGATTCACTTGGTGTCAGTTGGACCTTCGTGGTCCGTGGTTGAATTGCCGGTGCAGCTCAGCAGATGAGCTCTTGCTTGATCTCGGTTTTAGTGAGGAAGGGCTCATTGAAGCTGAAGGTGCCTCTCCCCGGCTTCATATCACTCAGACTGGAGCACAGGGAGTAGGAGGCCACAATGACCAGGTTTTGGGGTGAGGCTGGGCTCTCTGGCTCAGGGTCAGACTCAGACTGGCTGGCCTCAGGCTCATCCAGGGAGGACAGGTGGCTGGAATGGAGGTGAGGGCGAGGGTGCAGGTGCCCGCTCAACCAGGGGTGCTTCAGACACTCTTCGGcagtggctctctctctgcacagggAAAAGGAGACGTCATGGTTAGGGTCGGGTTCACAAAACCAAGACGGACATCTCTCCGTTTTTGATCAGGTTAGAATGTCTTGGTCAGATGCTTACATGATTTATATAAGAGGTGGTTTATGcttgggttaaaaaaaatacagcaacatTCAATTATTCTATGATCTTCTATACCTCTgctacaaattaatttttcccCTTCTATGATCAAACTAATCTGTTGGTCTACTTGACACTCTGCCAGAGTAGGTATTAATCAGTAGccttacagactgcactacaaAACAGTCCTGAAATACTGTACTCAGTTTCTCAAACTGCAATGGATTGGCGACATGTCCAGGGCAtattcctctctctcgcccaatgcatgctgagtTAGGGTCCAGCACCCTTATGATCCTGACCAGAATTAAGCGTGTTtgataatggacggatggatggactgATGATTCTCTAAAGTAACAGTTGAAGCTATCATATGGTTTTAGATCATTGCCCATGATTAGACAAAATTGTAATATTCTTTCCATTGCATCTAACCTCATCTTTTGATTATGAACTTCTAGTTTACCCACTACAACTGACACACAAAACTGCACATAAATTATAAACCCATCTGTATGCCAAAAACGGATCACATTAATTTCAAACGTATAAGTATTTTCATTCCAAATCTGCagatatttctttgttttaagaAAACATTCCTTATTCCCCTTAACCATTACTCCTCAGGATATCAGTACCTTTATCTCAGTGTTATTCTGGATATTTTGTGCCcactgcctttacactgccgagtCACACCACTTTTCTGCCAGATCCCATAATGAAATGCCCCTGCGAAACAGGGCTAGGACCAAGGGGGGAGAAACAGTGGTATATGTGCTCACACATACTCCACTTCTCTTATCTCTTACATCTTATAAAGATTGAAATACCCATTTAAATCACAGAGGATGTTATGTCTAATAATGCTGCTTTGTTTCTGcttaattttatcattttgtttgcCACGTGAGAGCAAAGACAACTCTCCAGCTAGTTTAAGAAACACCTGCACAGTGGGTGGATAGAGGCACTGCCAATCCTTTTTCTTCGAACTCATTACAAGTACTGACACTTTTCTTTGAAACAGAAGCATACTTTTGAAATACCATGAAAGCATACTTTTCCGTCATTCTCAGCTCAAAGTGCCCTTTTAAATAGCTTCACCTCATTTCTTAAGTCTACACAACAAGATCAAGATCCAAACCGCTAATTGTGTTAATGATGTTAATCAGAACATTCGCTTCTCCATGCCCAAGCAGAGTGCAGATTTTTCACGATGGGGTCATTTTGCAGTAGTATCCTCGATTAAATGAATTAGGCTAGTGGAGGGAAACCACTCCATCATAAGAATGAAATAGCAGTAGGAATTTGAAAGAGCTTGTAACTGATTTGTACCCTGTTTTGACCCTAGTAAGTACTGTTCCCAAGCCTGTCCTGCTTTGCACCCTTGTGAACTCTAAGCATATTAGCTTTGAGAACATCACAAGACCAGGCTTCTTAAGGACAAACTATTGCAACCACTTGGGTGGGCACTGTGGCTACTGATAAAAGACTTGCAGCACACAACTGCCAGAGTCTGTGCTTACCTTGGGTTCTTGACCAGCAGGGACTTTATGAAATCAATGGCCAGGGACGAAACTCCCTCAAAGACATCTTCGGAGTAGTCAACATTGACCTGAGAGATGTTGAGGTATGTCTCCTGCTTATCATTGCCCAGGAAGGGGGATTCACCAGCCAGCATGACATAGGTCAGGACTCCAATACTCCTGATTGGGAGAGGCAGTTGAAAGGGTCAGTCGAGGACTAAATCAAACTTATTCTCCTAATTCACCAGGATCCTCTTAGGACCTAGGGACATCCCTCAGCTAATGGAGCCAGTCAGTCTAGTATTGGTTGCCAGGTCAAATTTCCTTTTGACATGCATCACTGGTATAATATGGAGATGTTTTTCCAAAGTTATTCACAAAGACTTGCAAGTTTTAAGTTTCATCAAAGTTTAATAAAATTTCCTGAGCTCTAACAAAACCTCatgtagaaaaaaatgtcactgtggTTAATATATTTCCACACAGAACAAAAAGGACCATAGCTTGTTAGCTCATGCTTACCACATGTCTGTTGCTGTGCTGATTGGTTCATAGCTCAGGATCTCAGGAGCTacaagaaaatgacagaaacaaTTAGCTCCAATGACAAACGGAATACTAAAGTAAGAAGAGATACAAAGACATGGATTAAACATCAAGGAAACGTTCAGTCTGCTTACCTACATACTCTGGAGTGCCCAAGATTTCTCGCACCTCCTTCATGTTGTCCATGCGTCGGGACAGGCCAAAGTCTACGATGCGGATGTCTCCCAGTGGCCGAGCACTGGTCAGAAGGATGTTCTGAGGCTGGAGGAGGACATCAAGCAATTTTAACACATATTCAAACAGAAGGACTCAAACTATAAACTGCAACAGATAATCTGTGATCCGGTGGAAGAAGGATGGTCGAAAGCATTATGTAACCTTCCATTTAAACAGATGCACAGATGTGTCTTCTAACTGGTGTATATactcttaaaaaaataagccaTTTTAGTTTATTGGGTTCCAGTGTTTCAATCACAAGTAATCATTTGTTTCACAAGCCAGTTTGAATGCAAAACTAAACTGGAAAACCACCAACAGAGCTTGATGCAGGCTGGCTGACCTCAGTGATAAGGTCAACATTGACATTCTGTGGTGAGATTCCTCCATTGACACAGTGGTGTAAAACTCTTAACATTCAGTTTTTTGTATTGGCCTTTTGCTAAGAGCCAACAGCATGGCAGTGTGACAACTCGTTGTGTCTCAGACATCTAGAGGCTAAACTGGGGCTCTAGTTACATCAATCTTGTGTTCATTGGTCTGCCTGGCTCATCCCTTCAACGAATTAGCAAAGGACGATAAATGTCCTGATGGCATTAATTACTTAACGTGTCAATGCTGAGTGATGGTGCCAACAGAAATTCCATGACTGAAATcttacaaatgaatgaaaaaaaaataaaaataagatttggTCTTATCAATGGAGACAAAAGCAAGCCACTGCCCCCACCACTTCACAATCAAGAGaccatttcaaatatattaaggcaaaaaaattctgtttttcattatgaCATATTGTagtcatttacagtaaaaaacaaaaacagttggACAAATCAGACAGTGTGTTTCCAAACTTTCTACAATGcaatcaatttttaaaagaaactggCAACTTTTGTAATCACTACGACTCTTTCACCTTCTAGTGGTAAACATGGGTGTTGCACCATCACCCAGAATCAAAAAGGTATTCACATTCACGTTCTCAAAGACACTTATTCCCAAGATGAATGACTGGACTTCCAAAAGAGAACATCCTGATCGAATGTGGTCACGATGCCGTTTACTCCACCCAGAACACCATGATATCCCCTCTTCATGCCTCCCTTCTCTACTGACCTTCAGATCCAAGTGAACCACATTGTTACGG
Protein-coding sequences here:
- the LOC118221367 gene encoding serine/threonine-protein kinase 17A-like; protein product: MLDSRMMNKNGMVSSIQTRIRTDLFKNNYDLVGKELGRGKFAVVKKCIEKKTGKEHAAKFLRKRRKGEDCRLDIINEIAILEFAKSNPYVVSLHEVYETTSEIILVLECAAGGEIFNQCVADNDEAFTEQDVIRLARQILTGVACLHRNNVVHLDLKPQNILLTSARPLGDIRIVDFGLSRRMDNMKEVREILGTPEYVAPEILSYEPISTATDMWSIGVLTYVMLAGESPFLGNDKQETYLNISQVNVDYSEDVFEGVSSLAIDFIKSLLVKNPRERATAEECLKHPWLSGHLHPRPHLHSSHLSSLDEPEASQSESDPEPESPASPQNLVIVASYSLCSSLSDMKPGRGTFSFNEPFLTKTEIKQELIC